CTTTCTCTCGTGCTGATCAGACTTATAAAGTTTTATTTAACATTAATGAAGGCATTGATAGTACAATTTTAATTCTCAAACATCGTCTCAAAGCTAACGAAAAGCGTCCAGAAATTATCATGGTTACAGATTACGAAAATTTACAACCAATAGCGTGTTTTCCTGGACAATTAAATCAGGTATTTATGAATATTCTTGCCAATGCTATTGATGCTTTAGATGAGTCAAGTATCGGGCATAGTTTTGAGGAAATTAAATTAAATCCTCACAAAATTATTGTAAAAACTACCATTGAAAATTACTATCTCAAAATTTCTATTGCAGATAATGGCAAAGGCATAAGCGAAGATGTAAAAGTACACATATTTGACCATTTATTTACTACCAAAGAAGTCAATAAAGGTACAGGATTAGGACTGGCGATCGCCCAACAAATTGTCCAAGAAAAACATGGCGGCAAAATCACAGTTAATTCTGTGTTAGGACAGGGAACAGAATTTGTCATTTCCCTCCCACTGACAGATGAATCTAGCAAAAATAGTGTTACATAATTTCGAGGTTAGAGTTCAGAATTACTCAAAAACCTGGAGTAACCAATATATTGGTATTCATCCTCCAGCGATAAAATGCTTGGATGTGGTAAGAATTGTCTCTTTCTTTACAGACATTACTGTTAGTAATCCGGGGCAGTAAACCAAAGACAATTCCTAACATATTGCCTTTACCTCCTTCCTCTTACCTCGATTATCATTCTTATGCAGATTTATTTATGTACAAAGATGTATTGATAAAACTTACTCACTTCTAACTTGGGTTAAATGTAGCTAGATAGGTTCATAACTTAATATTTGTGGGACTGTGCAACTGGGATTTTTATGATAAATTCCGCTCCTTGATAAACAGATGAAATACACTCTAACGAACCACCATGTTGCTCAGTAATAATTTGATAGCTAACCGATAAACCTAGCCCAGAACCTTTACCAACAGCTTTGGTAGTAAAAAAAGGATCAAATAACTTTTGTCTAACTTGTTCGGGAATACCAAGGCCATTATCTATGATCCTAATAAGTATTTGTTGAGCATTCAGTTGTTGAGTACAAATACGAATTTCTGGCTGGGTATGTGAGAGGTTTCCTTGAATTAATGACTCTTCTAAAGCATCGATCGCATTGGACAAAATATTCATAAATACTTGATTTAGCTGGCGAGCATAGCACTCAACTAAAGGTAAATTGTCATAATATTTAAGAACCTGAATTTGAACATGATTGGCTGTAGTTTTCAAACGATGCTCCAAAATATTCAGTGTACTGTCAATACCCTGATGGATATCCACTGCTTTTAACTCGGCTTCATCTAGCCGCGAAAAGGTACGAAGAGAAACCACAATTTGCTGTATGCGTTCAGCACCGACTTCCATTGAAGAGAGTAATTTTAGCAAATCTTCGACTAAAAAATCGAATTCCATCTCTTGAATTGTCGTTTGAATTTCCAGAGCAGGATTAGGATAGTTTATGCGGTAAAGATGAAGTAAATTCAGTAGTTGTTGGATATATTGATTAGCGTAAGTTAAATTGCCGTAGATAAAATTAACCGGATTATTGATTTCATGGGCAACTCCAGCAACTAATTGACCTAGAGACGACATTTTCTCACTTTGGATAAGTTTAGCTTGAGTACTTTGTAATTCTTTGAGAGTTTGCTCTAGTTCTATTGCTTGCTGTTTGAGTTGAGCTTCTGCTTGTTTATGTTCTGTAATATCGTCTCGAACCACTAGTAAATATTTAGGCTCACCTTGAGAATCAAGAATCGGAGCTTTTTTAATCTGTAAAATACGGCTTTCGCCGCTTTTTTTCCGAATTATTTCTTCAGGAATCTCTAATAATGTTTTGCTATTA
This window of the Nostoc sp. HK-01 genome carries:
- a CDS encoding PAS/PAC sensor signal transduction histidine kinase, with translation MSIEELNQELISLRQCLQQLKTDNAELRQTVLEYTNQLQQYKSEQQAALHERQRIEEQLQTTQQFLHSVIQTMPVAVFVKDAADLRIVLCNQAAEKLAGVSADEILGKNDYDLFPKEEADFFTQRDHEALNSKTLLEIPEEIIRKKSGESRILQIKKAPILDSQGEPKYLLVVRDDITEHKQAEAQLKQQAIELEQTLKELQSTQAKLIQSEKMSSLGQLVAGVAHEINNPVNFIYGNLTYANQYIQQLLNLLHLYRINYPNPALEIQTTIQEMEFDFLVEDLLKLLSSMEVGAERIQQIVVSLRTFSRLDEAELKAVDIHQGIDSTLNILEHRLKTTANHVQIQVLKYYDNLPLVECYARQLNQVFMNILSNAIDALEESLIQGNLSHTQPEIRICTQQLNAQQILIRIIDNGLGIPEQVRQKLFDPFFTTKAVGKGSGLGLSVSYQIITEQHGGSLECISSVYQGAEFIIKIPVAQSHKY
- a CDS encoding S-layer region-like protein codes for the protein MLGIVFGLLPRITNSNVCKERDNSYHIQAFYRWRMNTNILVTPGF